In Candidatus Tanganyikabacteria bacterium, the genomic stretch GCCCGATGCATGGGAACCCCCGGTCAGCCACCACGTGGCTTCAAGCATTGTAATTATATATGGTGCCCGGCCGCTCGCGGTCCGGTTGAGCTGCCCGAGGGGTGCGCAGCGACGCGCTCGCCGCTCGAAGTTCGCCCGGCGATGGCCAGCACCAGTTCGGCGACGCCGGGCGCATCGTACAGGGCGAATGTCGGTAGTTGGCAGTCAGGGACCGCGAGGTCGGTGACCAGCGCCTCGAGCGACTCGATCGGGCAGATCGGGCCCGTGCCGATTCCCGCCCGCACGACCTCGATCTTGGGTAGCGGAAACTGCTTGAAGCCTTCCACCAGGACCAGGTCCAGATCGGCCATGTAGTCGGCTATCAGCTCCGCCGGCGAGGGGCAGGCCCGCACGTTGCGAATGGCGGCCACCTTTCCCTCGTTGGCGATGACCACGACCTCGGCGCCGGCCTCCCGGTGCCGCCAGGTATCCTTGCCGGGATAGTCGATCGCGAAGTCGTGGGAGTTGTGCTTGAGCGTACCTACGCGGAGCCCGCGCGCCCGGAGCAGCGGCAGCAATTGCTCGATGAGGGTCGTCTTGCCGGAATTCGAGACTCCGACGATCGCTACGACGAAAGGTCCGCTCATGACCCGCGATCCTAGTATGTCGCCCGTACGTGGTGCGTCCGCAATCGCCACGTATCGTGGAAACCCCCCATCTCCCGACACACATCCGACAGGTCGTTCCGATTCCGCCGCAGGTCGCGTAATCCTGGCGGTACCGGCACCTTTCATCATCGGCCAGCCTCGAGTTTCCGGGCCGTCCAGCGAGCGAGGCAGGACAACATGGGTCTGTTGCAGGATCTTGCA encodes the following:
- the mobB gene encoding molybdopterin-guanine dinucleotide biosynthesis protein B, which produces MSGPFVVAIVGVSNSGKTTLIEQLLPLLRARGLRVGTLKHNSHDFAIDYPGKDTWRHREAGAEVVVIANEGKVAAIRNVRACPSPAELIADYMADLDLVLVEGFKQFPLPKIEVVRAGIGTGPICPIESLEALVTDLAVPDCQLPTFALYDAPGVAELVLAIAGRTSSGERVAAHPSGSSTGPRAAGHHI